A region from the Panicum hallii strain FIL2 chromosome 1, PHallii_v3.1, whole genome shotgun sequence genome encodes:
- the LOC112878926 gene encoding GRIP and coiled-coil domain-containing protein 2, whose translation MGDHSDSDSSPKSSSSSSSSPSARRRSSPHRGRAHSDESGSSDGVLVELPAQEARSPGADPDGGVLVNMPADDATSGETFEDAPDDLAAAGSRSARALDESMAVIDFPEVSSAAPELRKYQEEKEAFAREAVALRRMLQEMVGQVASVSLHGEDLDETPLHSMLDDCSRLVLELNSVARAREQEIESLHTRVAEAEVSKEVADVYLGSWREGSEQVVGRMLASIDAVVGQDDASFEGADQDGISILERKTLSLLEKYKQVSMGIEQLEQVLAEVKPGFVATGQGDLATILGIVTEELVSSKRNEVDFLQKLNTFAEEKKALADELEEVKAARDAANAEASKAKAEFEQMEHKLSTTKEKLSMAVTKGKSLVQHRDSLKQALAEKTAELQSCMAELQKKSDALQAAEGTVEELRVSLDEKTIEHEKCLDELRETYSAWEAAKSSIEQLNEENSAFTSLQASLSLKDGVLQRIEEIMSEATFPEDLLSLEMADRLGWLIEQKKIADMIFSEHHKVKGILSSVDIPHSVLTGELDSQISWLVSSLNQAKDDVARLHSESADMLARLAAHESKLVSMHEEIDRLTIVLLEEKQEKDMLVNEHSELMSLYNDAIDKLSVASSQNNELIKAFAEFSDVTLEGNDPLDTAKLVQQSLSNIQQRTKSFPIGTDSFEKLQTFLYTLDQESSLCKIILEEDIIDRSVRTGELHRMMEEIHVLKNEKDLVQEELERVEERSSLLREKLSMAVKKGKGLVHEREGLKQVLDQKSSEIENLKQVLEGKNSEIEKLKYALNENKSETENIKEVLDIKNSEIEKLKHALDENNSITDDLKQALDGKNSEIERLKHALDESCMETENLNQALIEKTSEADKIKQELGAKNIDIENLRHEIESRESSMTDLREHVEHVSLQSAHFEKLQLDIVTLNDEKGKVESMLEEARASLGTLSDSISSLALPVDQPFEEPMEKISQIAQYIQESQVAKSSFDYELHKANEQITLHASRLSDALSTINVLEDELRKVNDHISSISEEKRQVQLHTAAIEEELEKTNEELAINVNKLEDANATINLLQDELSQARSNISILDAEKNEAEVKHETEINALNAKLAKCLEELDRTHGNLQSHSTEHHGYLEKLSMLVMDDSHLSLMAEEFGKTINSLREMGLIVKSMHEQLAAKGFQNDAVAEESELSTLLSLPDYDSFVTERLVNSKTRKGNVDDTSSFSTIVEQLSSQAEYFSSFSKDLSSYMNGNIMLVLRALQLASNNFAHTLEEHGTLKIELGNKDAHNRAQESEVLSLQKELRAMSSKCIYCIQQIKIVFDDVVDLGYAIELATGRSSTRSELEVTVSDLMDEDANDYNKVADALLSTVTILKSKSEELSAIKGCVITSLDEFKIRLKQAESATEIAAHDHQLLLERTCMLEKELETLQDECNRMELKMQEYQEREGTLKAKELELLSLEHTQITTDRGKTEDAISKNQMEALLEKINKLNLLSDESHLQREEAALPSPIDKFFAVIDGFSALQREVETLRYENEDLQLNVESYTREIEQLREVSRNSDLNSRELESKSSELLEVTVSMERMIQRLGYLGGKDLVEDNKPTTTQALLSKLEKLIIASSTEAGNAKSIIQELGAKLQSREKAVDELSTKVKMLENLYHARLAQPDSSKDRSFEASSSAIGSDVSEIEDVGPMGKASISSVSTAAHARTMRKGSSDHLVLNIGSESERLIASQDSDDKGRIKSLHTSGLIPAQGKHIADRVDAIWVSGSQILMNRPRARLGLMVYWLFLHLWLLGSIL comes from the exons atgGGCGATCACTCCGACTCCGACTCCTCCCCCaagtcctcctcctcctcgtcctcctccccctccgcccGACGCCGCTCCTCGCCGCATCGCGGCCGGGCCCACTCCGACGAGAGCGGCAGCAGCGACGGCGTCCTCGTCGAACTTCCCGCGCAG GAAGCGCGGAGCCCCGGGGCGGACCCGGACGGCGGCGTCCTCGTGAACATGCCGGCCGACGACGCCACCAGCGGAGAGACCTTCGAGGACGCACCcgacgacctcgccgccgcgggcTCCCGCTCCGCCCGCGCGCTGGATGAGTCCATGGCCGTCATCGACTTCCCTGAGGTGTCCAGCGCTGCCCCCGAGCTCCGCAAGTACCAG GAAGAGAAGGAGGCGTTTGCCCGCGAGGCAGTGGCACTCCGGAGGATGCTACAGGAGATGGTTGGGCAGGTAGCTTCTGTTTCGTTGCATGGGGAGGACCTAGATGAGACGCCATTACATTCGATGCTGGACGACTGCTCGAGGCTTGTCCTTGAACTTAATTCAGTGGCACGAGCCAGGGAGCAGGAGATTGAGAGCCTACATACGAGGGTTGCGGAGGCAGAGGTGTCAAAGGAGGTTGCTGATGTATACCTGGGTTCATGGAGGGAAGGGTCTGAGCAAGTGGTTGGGCGGATGCTTGCATCAATTGATGCTGTGGTTGGGCAAGATGATGCCAGCTTTGAGGGTGCTGACCAGGATGGGATTTCTATTCTGGAAAGAAAGACTTTGTCGCTATTAGAGAAGTACAAGCAGGTCTCTATGGGTATTGAACAGCTTGAGCAAGTTTTAGCAGAGGTGAAGCCTGGTTTTGTGGCCACAGGGCAAGGTGACCTAGCTACCATCTTAGGTATTGTTACAGAGGAATTGGTCAGTAGCAAGAGAAATGAGGTGGATTTCCTGCAGAAGCTGAACACTTTTGCTGAAGAGAAGAAGGCTCTTGCCGATGAACTTGAGGAAGTAAAAGCCGCTCGAGATGCAGCGAATGCGGAGGCAAGCAAAGCTAAGGCAGAGTTTGAGCAGATGGAGCATAAGTTATCAACAACCAAGGAGAAGCTCAGCATGGCTGTTACGAAGGGCAAGTCACTGGTGCAGCACCGTGATTCCTTGAAGCAGGCCTTGGCTGAAAAGACGGCTGAGCTTCAAAGTTGCATGGCAGAGTTGCAAAAGAAGTCTGATGCCTTGCAAGCAGCTGAGGGCACAGTTGAGGAGCTAAGGGTTTCTCTAGATGAAAAGACGATTGAGCATGAGAAATGCTTGGATGAGCTTCGAGAAACGTATAGTGCTTGGGAAGCTGCTAAGTCCAGCATCGAGCAACTAAATGAAGAAAACAGTGCCTTTACTTCTCTCCAGGCATCCCTTTCACTAAAAGATGGGGTTCTTCAACGCATTGAAGAGATCATGTCGGAGGCAACATTTCCAGAGGATCTGCTTTCCTTGGAGATGGCAGACAGGTTGGGATGGTTAATTGAGCAGAAGAAAATTGCAGATATGATCTTCTCAGAGCACCACAAAGTTAAAGGCATTTTAAGCTCGGTTGACATTCCACATTCGGTTTTAACTGGTGAACTTGATTCTCAGATCAGCTGGCTTGTCAGCTCGCTGAACCAGGCCAAAGATGATGTAGCCCGGTTACATAGTGAATCTGCTGACATGTTGGCTAGACTGGCTGCACATGAATCAAAGCTGGTTTCGATGCATGAGGAAATTGACCGTTTGACAATTGTGCTACTGGAAGAGAAACAGGAAAAAGACATGCTTGTAAATGAACATTCAGAGTTGATGTCCCTATATAATGATGCTATTGATAAATTGTCTGTTGCCTCTTCACAGAATAATGAGCTGATAAAGGCATTTGCAGAATTTTCTGATGTCACATTGGAAGGTAATGATCCTCTGGATACTGCCAAATTAGTACAGCAGAGCCTCAGCAACATCCAACAAAGAACCAAATCCTTTCCTATTGGGACTGACAGTTTTGAGAAGCTGCAAACATTTCTATATACCCTAGATCAGGAATCATCACTATGTAAGATAATTCTCGAGGAAGACATAATCGATAGATCTGTGAGGACTGGTGAACTGCATAGAATGATGGAGGAAATTCATGTTCTGAAAAATGAAAAGGACTTGGTGCAGGAGGAGCTCGAACGGGTGGAGGAGAGATCATCATTGCTTAGAGAGAAGTTATCAATGGCTGTAAAGAAGGGGAAGGGTCTGGTACATGAGCGTGAAGGACTCAAGCAAGTCCTCGATCAAAAGAGCTCTGAAATAGAGAATTTGAAACAAGTTCTGGAAGGGAAGAACTCTGAGATAGAGAAGCTTAAATATGCTCTAAATGAAAATAAATCTGAAACAGAGAATATAAAAGAAGTTTTGGACATAAAGAACTCAGAGATAGAGAAGCTAAAACATGCTTTGGATGAAAATAACTCCATAACAGATGATTTGAAGCAAGCTTTGGACGGGAAAAACTCTGAGATTGAAAGGCTTAAACATGCTCTGGATGAGAGTTGCATGGAAACAGAAAATCTAAACCAAGCTTTGATTGAGAAAACCTCCGAAGCAGATAAGATAAAACAAGAGTTGGGTGCAAAGAACATTGATATTGAGAATCTAAGACATGAGATAGAATCAAGAGAATCTTCCATGACAGACCTCAGAGAGCATGTTGAGCATGTATCTTTGCAATCTGCACATTTTGAAAAGCTGCAATTAGATATTGTTACCCTTAATGATGAAAAGGGAAAAGTAGAAAGCATGTTGGAAGAAGCCAGAGCTTCCTTGGGCACTCTGTCTGATTCAATATCAAGCCTTGCTCTTCCTGTTGATCAGCCCTTTGAGGAGCCTATGGAAAAAATTAGCCAGATTGCCCAATACATCCAGGAATCTCAAGTTGCTAAGAGTTCTTTTGATTATGAGCTACACAAAGCAAATGAGCAAATTACCTTACATGCTAGCAGGCTTTCTGACGCCCTTTCCACCATAAATGTGTTAGAAGATGAATTGAGAAAAGTAAATGATCATATTTCTTCCATTTCTGAAGAAAAACGTCAAGTACAGTTGCATACTGCTGCTATAGAGGAGGAGTTGGAGAAAACAAATGAGGAACTGGCTATAAATGTCAACAAACTTGAAGATGCCAATGCTACCATTAATTTACTGCAAGATGAACTATCACAGGCTAGATCAAATATTTCTATTCTTGATGCTGAAAAGAATGAAGCTGAAGTGAAACATGAAACAGAAATCAATGCTCTTAATGCTAAGCTAGCCAAATGTTTGGAGGAGTTGGATAGAACTCATGGAAACTTACAAAGTCATTCAACAGAACATCATGGTTACCTCGAGAAGCTTAGCATGCTTGTAATGGATGACAGTCACTTATCTCTGATGGCTGAAGAATTTGGAAAGACAATCAACAGCTTGAGAGAGATGGGCCTTATTGTTAAAAGTATGCATGAGCAGCTTGCTGCAAAGGGCTTTCAGAATGATGCAGTTGCGGAG GAGTCCGAACTCTCAACACTTCTCTCTCTTCCAGATTATGATAGCTTTGTTACAGAAAGATTGGTCAACAGCAAAACTAGAAAAGGGAATGTTGATGATACTTCGTCCTTCTCTACTATTGTTGAACAGTTGAGCAGCCAAGCTGAATACTTTTCTAGTTTTTCGAAAGATTTGTCATCCTACATGAATGGCAATATTATGTTGGTGCTTCGTGCTCTGCAACTGGCGAGCAACAACTTTGCTCATACTCTAGAAGAGCATGGCACCTTGAAGATTGAATTGGGAAACAAGGATGCTCATAACAGAGCTCAAGAATCTGAAGTGCTTTCTCTACAAAAAGAGCTGAGAGCAATGTCATCAAAATGTATTTATTGCATCCAGCAGATTAAAATTGTTTTTGATGATGTGGTTGATCTAGGATATGCAATAGAGTTGGCTACAGGCAGGTCAAGCACAAGATCTGAACTAGAAGTAACTGTATCTGATCTGATGGATGAGGATGCCAATGATTATAATAAGGTGGCTGATGCTTTACTGTCTACGGTTACAATTCTGAAGTCCAAATCTGAAGAATTATCTGCTATTAAGGGTTGTGTGATAACTTCATTGGATGAGTTTAAAATAAGGCTTAAACAAGCTGAATCAGCTACTGAAATTGCTGCACATGACCACCAGTTGTTATTAGAAAGGACATGCATGCTGGAGAAAGAGCTTGAAACATTACAGGATGAATGCAACAGAATGGAACTAAAGATGCAGGAATACCAGGAAAGGGAGGGTACATTGAAGGCAAAGGAGTTAGAGTTGCTATCACTTGAGCATACTCAAATTACAACCGACAGAG GTAAAACCGAAGATGCAATTTCAAAAAATCAAATGGAAGCCcttcttgagaagataaataAGTTAAACTTGCTGTCAGACGAGTCACATTTGCAGAGGGAAGAGGCAGCATTGCCTAGTCCAATTGACAAATTCTTTGCTGTCATTGATGGATTCAGTGCACTTCAACGTGAGGTTGAGACCTTAAGATATGAAAATGAAGATTTACAGTTAAATGTTGAATCATATACTCGTGAAATAGAACAGCTGAGGGAGGTTTCCAGAAATAGTGATTTGAATAGTAGGGAGTTGGAGTCCAAAAGCAGTGAACTCCTTGAGGTAACCGTTAGTATGGAGCGGATGATTCAGCGGTTAGGATATCTCGGAGGAAAAGATTTAGTAGAAGATAACAAACCTACTACCACACAAGCTCTCTTATCGAAGCTGGAAAAACTAATAATTGCTTCAAGTACTGAAGCTGGGAATGCTAAATCCATAATACAGGAGCTAGGAGCAAAGCTGCAGTCCAGGGAAAAGGCAGTTGATGAGTTGTCAACAAAAGTTAAGATGCTTGAGAACTTGTACCATGCACGACTCGCGCAACCAGATTCTAGTAAAGACAGATCATTTGAAGCATCTTCCTCAGCAATTGGTTCAGATGTGTCTGAGATTGAAGATGTG GGACCAATGGGCAAGGCGTCAATTTCATCTGTCTCTACTGCTGCACATGCTAGAACAATGCGGAAGGGATCATCGGATCATCTTGTTCTTAATATTGGCTCAGAGTCAGAACGACTAATTGCTTCACAGGATTCAGACGACAAAG GGCGTATAAAATCACTACATACATCTGGCTTGATTCCAGCACAGGGAAAGCACATCGCTGATAGGGTTGATGCTATCTG GGTCTCGGGGAGCCAAATTTTGATGAACCGGCCACGAGCGAGGCTAGGGCTTATGGTGTACTGGCTCTTCTTGCACCTATGGTTGCTGGGCAGCATCTTGTGA